The DNA segment TACTAATTCAGTTTACTAATTCAGTTTACTAATTTTTTTGCTAACTCTGAGTTGTGTTGACAGTTTTTACTGAGTTATCTCAGCTTACTAACATTACCAACATTCATTTTTAATTGCTTCTAAAGTTGTTTTCGTTGGTATGTGCTGACAGGATTTAATCACTGCAGTTTCCGCACCAGTTTACTCATGCTACCGTTAATAGCAGATTTGTAACTCTAGTTTCTTCCTTTCTTTGATTGAGTCGCTAACTTTGTTCTGCTGAAGCAATTCAGTTTTACTAACTAGCTATACTAATTTTCTTTTGCTGACTTTTTGGGTGATTCTGTCAGTGCTATCATTACTAANTTTTTTTTACATATGTTTGTTGAGTTNTTTCAGTTAGTTACTAACTTTACCAACATTGTTTTTGCTAAACTTGTTCAGTTTACTAACCTCTTAACCATTTATTAACCTTTTTGCCTACTTAGTCAGTTCCACCAACTTGTTTTTGCTGATTATACGGGACTAACCAGTTTTTTATCAGTTCACAGATTTTCTTTGCTGATTTGATTTActgacatttttctttttcttttgctgttTTGAGtaggaaattttatttttacagttGTTTTTGCTGTTTTGAGTTCTTCAGATGATTTAAACTAACACTTCACTATTGTTGCAGTATTAATAGACAATTTTGATGATTAATTTTGCTGATTTACATTCTCAGTTCtggttttattttctaactCCAGTTATACTCAGTTCTGGTTTACAGCATTCATATAGAATTTTCATTTGTTAGAACTCGTTTCAGGCAGTAAAATCATGCGTGCATACACCATGCATTCTGGATCTATTTGTCCAACTTAGGAATAGATTCATCCATCATTTTAATAGCATTTTAGGACCATTTTATACTTGTTCAGAGTATTAGAGAGTAATCCCCCACCACTATCTTCCCAAAACAGATTtcacaaaaaatcaaatcattgCATGTGGATTCATATATTAAATGTCTTGTGAAAACACAATTCACAGTAATTATTAAACTCGGAATTTCATTTTCCTTATAAGAAAAGGTTTTAAGGTTATTATATTGGGGATTGCCactgaaaaatgataaaaataaagggTAGTAGgagaataaacaaaaaaagttagGAAGGACACAATTTATACATCCATGCACTTAGAAAGAACATCCATGCACCTAGAAAGAACAGACATGCACCTAGAAAGAACAGACATGCACCTAGAAAGAACAAACATGCACCTAGAAAGAACAAACATGCTCTGCTCTAAAGCATTCATGAGCAGAAGCAATCACATTACACTTAAAAACATAACCAAACATTCAAGCCCNGAAAACATTCAAGCCNGCTACCCCGAGAAAGTCTTGCTTCTTATCCANGCTTCACTTGTACTCGAGAATCATGTTATTCTCTGGGGCAAGTCCAACACAAGCTCTCAGAATGTTTTCCAGCATTGCACGCTGCTTTGACAATGCATTCACCACTGGTGTACCCGGTGGAACCTGTGATAGTTATCTCACCAGTCAATTTGTCAAatttagagaaagaaagaataggGGATGAAAAggaattcatttaaaaacttcaaATCGACGCGATTGTATTTCCATAATAAGCTTCCTGCATGTTCCCCTAAActtaatttctatttaaaatataacatgtgGACTCAACATTGAATAAGATTAAACTCACCAGAGGAGCCTTGGTCAGGTAACTGAGAATGGTAGCAACTGGGTGGAACAAGTGGAATTTTCCCTGCAGCAACAATCACAACAAAGTGAACTCAGAAGTCAGAAAGCTAGAAATAATATAATNACAAACACaagtaagaaattaaatttagcaATGCATGCAGACCTCATTTTCAGCTTTGAACTGGATACGAGTGCTAAGCTCAGCAAGAAGGACCAAGTCCAAGATAATAGGAGCAGCTAAGAGAGAATCTTCGCATGTATTGTGCAAAACAATGGTGTTCTTTCCACCCATGAATATCTCTGAAGTGTACTCATCCATGGCTCTCTTGCTGTCCCCAACATAAGGCACATACTGCAATGGCAACAACAAAGCAGATAGAATCAACGACctgacaaaagaaataaacaaagaaaaaataggtGAATCAATATATACCTTAATAACAACAACATGGTCAGGATGTTCACCGGGCTCAAAGAGGATAGCATTGCTGTTCACCATATCATCAACAACATTGCTCTTGGAGATTTCCTTGGAACGGAAGGTTTGTGGAGCAGAGAGATTCATACCATCATTATTTCCCAGATGGTTGTAACTAACTATTGATGTTGGCTGTCAATAGTCAACATAGAACACttgaaaaaatcaatttattctaCTTTTTTGTCATATAAACTTGGCACAATACAAAAATTCTAAACCCAAGCATAAAAAGGATACACTGTCATAGTACAGAAACACCCATGATATGACATTAGTATAAGACCAATATACCTTGATACCAGCCCCCACCAGGAAATCTACCAGCACGGATTTCATTTTGGTCTGACCACTCTTAAAGTCATCTCCTCCAATCAAACTGTTTTTCTCGATGGCAAAATCAATCAGCCCTGATAGCAAGTGAAGNTAATANTGtatcaattaaaacaattaagttaTGGGAAACTAAAAAGGTAAGCATCCAACCAGGGACAAAAGTGTTCTGAGGGCTTCCGTTGATGAATGGAACATTTTCCATGACACAAGCTATGGCATACAGGGTGGAAGGAGAAATCTCAGCCTCATTTCTGTCCAAGGCAGCCAGGAGGTTCTCCGAGGTGTCATTAAGACCCTCGACCAAATTGCTGTACCTCTCTGTGTTGGCAGTCCACAGGACAACCACCCTGTCTACTTTGGTGGCTGCTTTAAACTCCCTGAGTTCAATGTCAAAATTTAGATAAGTTACAAGTACACAACACACAAAGCATGCATGTAGATTGACGCGGAACATACTTAATGTCTTTGATGATTTGTAAAACTTGTTCTTTCTTTGTGCCCTTGATCACATTGTTGGCACGTTCTTCTTGGTTGGCAGCAATGAAATCTGGGTCATAGATTCCAGGGAGTGGAACCATGGATTCCATATAAGGCCTCAACTGCTTCTGCAAATCGATGTCAAACACCTTGGCCCTACCCATGGCATCAGCCAGGTTCATGTTACTGATATCCCACCCCCCAAACACAATGTCGTCAGGGTTAACCTGCCAAAACATTCCAAGAGCAGACATAAACTAAGTTTATTACCTCGCATAATTCAAAAACACAGTAACTTGTGCATATAAAAAACTTCAACCAAAAACTAGTAAGACTAAATCTgataaatcaagtaaaacaaaaaaatttaaatgatcatGACAGGATACCATTGGAAGGAGGCTCTTGAATGGAGCATAGATCTCCTCTCCCTGGAAGGACCCAACTCGGATAGTGGAAGCTTGGGTGAGGGAACCAAAGTAATTGGCTTGTTGGATTTTGTCCTTAGTTGCCCATGAAATGCCCCTGAGAACCATAAAACGCAAAATGACCCATTAATGTTAGCATGCAAAAGGCTTCTCTCAAATCTATACCAAAAGCCAAAGggtaagaaaagaaactaactCTCGGTTGGCAATAACACCACCGGTGAGGGTTGAACCGTTGTTTCCACCCCACCCCACAAGCATTACTCTGGTAATTGATCAACATGCAAATGAATCaggaaataagaaataaaaaataaataaataaaaactaagagAGAGTCTGGATCTAGCAATAATAAGAAAAGGAGATTGATTTGGAAGCTAACCCCAATTTAGGGACATGGGTGTCggttttaaattcatatttaacaGATTTGGGTTTGACAATCCATTGATAGGTGCCATTCCTGTTCTCATGAACAAGCTCGGTGGTTTCATAATTATAGACTGACNGCAGCTGTGGACAGTGGAATCAGAGCACTACAATTTCTGGGGTTGGACGAGTAGAGAAGGACCTCTGAATCTGATGGTTTTGTCGTATGTATCATGATTTTGTTCACGTTCCAAAAAGAGACTTTATTTCAGAATTTAACTTCCCAAATGACAAGTTTCATTACTTCATTGCCACGTATCAATACTACAAAGGCCCACGTTTAAATACATTAACACCTCATCTACTGTGCTGGACAAAAAAATCACGgcgttaactttttttaacggaaagggccaatttgattgaaattgactcttttaaggacccaattgggagttttaataaaaagaggatgaaattgggaaagcgctccaaaaatagggacgattaaagggtttaaacctatattaaactttaaaacaaagtaTGGTAATTAGTACAACGGTGCATTCTTATTGTTTTCAACATATGTAcacttgaaaattaaaagttttaagatGAGATTTTTGAAtccattataatttattgaagttattagtttttttttttcctaaaactTTGAACTTtaggaattaaaaaatgaaattatgtgAATGGTTTTCTGATGACTGGGTTTTATTTTAACAGATAAAACTTTaacaaaaagttttttttttaaattaattagtttaaaaaatgaatgaaatactacttaagataaaagataatacGACTAGATGTCtgtcttttaatattttttaaaaaatattttttgagaaaatcatctatataaattaaaattacaattttaggAATTACATTTTATGGAgatggattttatttttatattttttttcaaaaggttctcataattttttaaaattcatatctcttttcaactttttttttctttttttttttaaattttagattaaaaataactaCGAATGAGAGGAGGAACTAGACactcttataatttttaagaattcTTATCTATACCACTTGTTCACATAATGCACTGATTACAAACTAAatcagtaaaaaaataaataactcaatTGGTTATAcatgtaaaaaagttatatattttttaccaaCAACTCGTAGAAAGtcataaaataatcataaatagaaaaaaaatacaataaataaattaaataaaggagAAACTTATTCCAATTTGATAATTGAATTTAGCTAAATCAACCAACTAACAGAGCGTATCTCAAAATAAGGATAAGAAATAACTTTAAGAAACTAGATAAaatgtagaagaaaaaaaagaggtttACAAAGATGAATAGGTCTTAAatgaatgactaaattaaataattaaagatatattttatatagttaaaatttgaatttgaatttttattttttaaaattatctaatgCGTTTGAATGctataaatagatttaaatattttagataaatcAAATCAGGTACTTAAAACAATAATCATTCATTAATCATCcactaattaatattatatttgaagttattatatttgaattgatttataatgAGTTAAACACTTTCCTTAACACTCTATATATAATTGCATTAATGTACATAAATTAGTAGAAGTACATTTAAAGAAGACATGTAAAGTTCAATCTCAGTAATAATCTTAGAGATTATAACTTTTAGAAATTTTGGACAAGTATCTATGAATACAAAACTTGTTTTTGTGCTACAGATAATTTAGTAAACTTGCTGAAGTAAGAAAAGTTTCCAACAGTTATTAATTTCGTGATAACTACAtaaatgatttttcttataaCAATTTACActatatcatataattaaaagaaggtttaatatctattttggttctttaaaagagaaattttgttgaaaatcattctaccttttttaaaaagtaagaatTCGTCccattttatgaaaaaattatccaaattaGTCCTTTTGACTAACACAGTCAAAAATTTAACTTGAGAGAGCTACCCCTCTGGACTAAGGTTAATGACGTGtcagttttaattgattttgtggCAGTGTCATGGCAATGAAGTTAAAATTGTAAGAGAAAAATAGATTAGGTGGGATATTTTTTTACAGAAGCTAAAAGGAGAGGTTAGGGTTTGTTAGAAAAAAGGGACGACTTCTTCTCAGGGGTGTTCATCTTGTTCGAATAGATGGAGCAAAGGATCTCCGTGTTCCTCCCATGGTGGTGGTTGGACCCTAACACTGTCAAAAATTTAACGTGAGAGAGTTACCCCTCTGGACTAAGGTTAATGACGTgtcaattttaattgatttcgtGGCAATGTCATGGCAATGAGGTTAAAATTGTAAGAGAAAAATAGATTAGGtgggatttttttttacagaagCTAAAAAGAGAGGTTAGGGTTTGTTAGGAAAAAGGGACGACTTCTTCTCATCTTGTTCGAATAGATGGAGCAAAGGATCTCCGTGTTCCTCCCATGGTGGTGGTTGGACCCCAATACCAGCTCAGAAAGTGTTGCTGCCATTTTCTTCTTGCCAATTCATTCAGGACCCACGAACAGTAGTAGGCAAAGTCTTTAACGGGAATAAAGAGTGGTGAAACAAAATcgaaaaaagaacaaaaacaacttGGACAATTTTTTCACAAAGTGGGACggattcttaatttttaaaaaagataagacGATTTTGAACAAAACCTCTCTTTCAAtagaccaaaataggtatttaagccttaaaaaaatgatatatctttgtaacaatttttttaatttcaaaaaattattagagatctcatatcaattataaataaaataagaatttaatatataaatgagtacaaatttcactttataataaaattttataagattaagtcaaatataaaatttatttcttagaTATTAGAATAATATGGttgaacataaaaatttattgtttattaaactTATTGTATCATCCTCTATCATACTACTTATTTTAGCATAATttcacataatttaatttatttccattttttacaaatatttagtcaacaaataaatttgaatataaaatttcacataaattaaaaaaatcactaatAAATTGACtatattatactttaatttattttatattaatatttgaaaaaattgtatacaattaatatttaaaatttaaataatttgttaatactGTTTccaaatttataagataatgaCTTCATgattacatatgttttaattttaactaatagtCAATTAAGAATCGAGTTTCACAAATACACgcatattaaaaatttattataatgacaaaaaaagtttatttattaaaaagtttatttatttattaaaaagtctattttcaaattaaagtacaatttagtccttcaactttagaaaattctgactttagttaattttaccaattttttttaactttatttgttgtttcaagcacttttctcagttaacattcaagcaaaaatatgtcaaatagtgtaaacaatccaaatgttataatgaaatatgcttgaaacatcaaataaagttaaaaaaatttggtaaaaatgactaaaaccagagttttctaaagttggaagactaaattgtaaaatggactaaaaccgaaatcgccccaaagtataagaactaaaaacatatttaacctattttttattttttatttcaatgaatttaaagataaatgtgGGTGGaattggaagtaaaatttgtcaaaattaatgtaaaattttattaatatgacaataaaaaatttgctcaatggataaaaaatgaagattagtaaaatatttgtagttattaaagtaatataaaataataattattaatattatatttaattgtaaaaatatttattaaaaaaaataattaattatataattattaaaatttaaatttaagagccattttaatattattaaattgtcttttatttatttaaagatcaAATTAGGAgttgttattaatttaataattagtttttaaggtaatattaaattctattaaatatttatatattataatttaaattttagaaataatttaatatatcaaatgTATCTTATAGGTTATAATAATCCATTACAGTAAAAGAAGAACAATACTGcattaatattgaataaaagaaagattataaagaaaacataagataagtttcttttaaaaataacaaagtaaaactcataaaaaatatgaaagtccATTTATACCCCTGTTCATGTTAGTGCAGGACTAAAGTCATTTGCAGccatttaattgaattattaatattGGATAATCAATCAAAAGACAATTTTATGATGATTATTATTGTACATTaattaatctataaaaaaagtaaaataatttattcatattattaattaaaaattattaaaaaattagttaaagaagaagtgaaatgtGGAAGGAAGTAAACTTATTTGTGTTTAGAGAGggaaaggaagagagaagaacATTGGTTAGGACCACCACTTCCTCAAACTAGATTTTCGAAATTTTCGGACATTTCTCcaaaattaatcatattttcacGCTCCAACTCAAGGCACATTTCCCGAAACTTAATCACTATTTTCACGCTCCGACTCCACACGCATTATTCCACGATTGACAGGTGGCGATGTTATAATAAGTTACTCAAGCTGACTCGGACAATTTCAAACACAACCTACAACTTCTGTTTGAAACACATAATTATTTCACTCTAaggtatattatatatatatatatatatatatatatatatttctttttttttatttataaatgttttatcttGATTCTTCTATGGGTTTCTCAAGATaagttatttcttttgcttgatTTGGTAACTTTTTCAATCTTATGTAACATCAACTAAGGTTAACCTTTTTCATATAATTACCTGACAAGtcaaaaattttgtaaaaaaagtatgtgtattaaaatatattttttttaagtatgcAATTTGACTGCTATATGCTCTCTGCAATAAATTATGAGTATTGTAACCTTTAGAAAGACacaaatatgttattaattatgaaaataatttagtaTCAAAAAGTTTTGAGAGACGTGTCTCATTAGAGTTTTTAATCTAATGTGTTATCCATCTcaatccaaaagaaaaataaagagtacACGTGATGATACATGGATATGTGGAATAACGACAATGAATTAAGCTTAGATGTGCATGGCGTGGCACCCAAAAGTGTCAGAGTCATCTGATTCATCAAAGTCACGAGACTTCCCCATGATGTCACCGCATGATGTTTATGCTGTTTCTCTGTCCAATTATCAATCTTTTCCACAAAATGATGTTTACGCCGTTTCTCTATCCAATTATCAATCTTCTCCACAAAATGACGCTTATGCCGTTTCTCTGTCCAATTATCAATCTTCTCAACAAAATGTCTTTTTcactttaaagtttttattatttaagtgaatttagaagagagtaattgaaaggatttgaagataacttttttactatttatttgaatagatttggagataagtgaaagtgaatttggaagtaaatttttttaatttatcacataaattaaatcttacactaattctcacaaactttacttatAAATCTATtttcgtttacctccaaatctactcaaataaacagcaaaaaaaattaccttcaaatccactcaattactttccttcaaatctactcaagtgaacaagacctaaGAGATTTGGAAGAAAGTAATTGAGTAGatttgaacataattttttttattcgagtggatatgaaaataaatgaaagtgaatttggaagtaaattcttttaatctgtcatataagTTAAATCatacattaattctcacaaaGTTTACTTCTACATTCACTTTCACTTAGTTccattcactcaaataaacaacaaaaatgttatgttcaaatcctttcaaattcactcaattactctccccaAAATCTCTTTATGTGAACaaggtataaaaaaaaactttaacttaACATCaccaaataatatttatttataactatatagtataactttatattttagcataaagaactctaaattttattcatatagaAGTCAAATTAAAATTGGCATTTGCTTAATATAAAATGCAAATCATGCACGTTACTCGATAATAAAGTCTCCCTATAGTTGGACCTTTTGCAAATTGCTATGTActcctttttatttatattatttgactcttataacaaaataataaaagataaggcATGTTTCCGGAAAGttctcttaaattaaaatatcgaTAAATCAAAATTAGCACTTTTACATATAATTACAGAGGTGTTtctcttatatataaaaagtgaaataaataatacttaatattTGTTTAGAATAGCACGTGGATAGATTAcctataaaaatattactttaaacaAGAATCTATATGGTAATTAATAACTTAAGATCATTTatattaaaggtttaaaccctctaatcgtccctatttttggagCGCTTTCTCAATTTCATcctctttttattaaaactcccaattGGGTCCTCAAAAGAgtaaatttcaatcaaattggCCCTTTTCGTTAAATTTAGCTAACGGTgttaaatttttactaaatCAAAAGATtgatgtgtaatttttttaaaacgtgGCATCAGAAAGTTAAATACGTGGAATAAGTCAAATCCATGTAAGCTTATAGCAATGTAAACACATCCTAATCAAATCTCGCACCCTCTTCTTTCCCTTTGCTTTTGAACTTTCTGATCAAAATCATGAACAATTCCAACTTCAATCCAAAGAACATCATCTTTTCGCCCAAATCTTTCCTTTTACCACCCagaacatcatcaaaacttcgtCTCAGAACTACCATCATCTTTGCGCCCAAATCGATCTCATCATCACCTATTTTCTTCTCTATTAAACCATTTGAAACctgtaaaaaaaaacagaatcaCAAATCTAAAAATTCCTAAATTAACTACGAACCGTAAATAACGCTAGACACAAAACGCGATTATCAGAGATAAAACTACAGTTCCACCATTCGTTTTATGTTCACAAAACGGGATGATGTGTTAATCTCAATCTCTTCAACCTTCACACCTCTGCGTTTTCTAGTGCTTGCCTAGTTGCACCATTTGTTGAAAAGTCAACCTCCCAGAAATCCCTTATCCTCACCCCCACGACTTTCTTCCTTTCCTTCCTTTAATACATTTTCCACCCTTGTATTTTCTCTACCAAAGTTTCAATCTTTTTCGTCTTTGCACAGCCAAGGATGGATTTTTCCCCATTGGGATGCTCTAAATATATTGCAAGTTCAGATCTGTTGACGTGAGTCATTGTTCATGTTNNNNNNNNNNNNNNNNNNNNNNNNNNNNNNNNNNNNNNNNNNNNNNNNNNNNNNNNNNNNNNNNNNNNNNNNNNNNNNN comes from the Vigna radiata var. radiata cultivar VC1973A chromosome 2, Vradiata_ver6, whole genome shotgun sequence genome and includes:
- the LOC106756596 gene encoding inositol-3-phosphate synthase (The sequence of the model RefSeq protein was modified relative to this genomic sequence to represent the inferred CDS: added 67 bases not found in genome assembly) — its product is MFIENFKVESPNVRYTETEILSVYNYETTELVHENRNGTYQWIVKPKSVKYEFKTDTHVPKLGVMLVGWGGNNGSTLTGGVIANREGISWATKDKIQQANYFGSLTQASTIRVGSFQGEEIYAPFKSLLPMVNPDDIVFGGWDISNMNLADAMGRAKVFDIDLQKQLRPYMESMVPLPGIYDPDFIAANQEERANNVIKGTKKEQVLQIIKDIKEFKAATKVDRVVVLWTANTERYSNLVEGLNDTSENLLAALDRNEAEISPSTLYAIACVMENVPFINGSPQNTFVPGLIDFAIEKNSLIGGDDFKSGQTKMKSVLVDFLVGAGIKPTSIVSYNHLGNNDGMNLSAPQTFRSKEISKSNVVDDMVNSNAILFEPGEHPDHVVVIKYVPYVGDSKRAMDEYTSEIFMGGKNTIVLHNTCEDSLLAAPIILDLVLLAELSTRIQFKAENEGKFHLFHPVATILSYLTKAPLVPPGTPVVNALSKQRAMLENILRACVGLAPENNMILEYK